A portion of the Halobacillus ihumii genome contains these proteins:
- a CDS encoding HNH endonuclease: MQTLKDIDNYIAEVEKGLQFEAKDGMKTCTVCFETKGINDFHKLNTKNSKDGLRSECKECRKQKRKTKDFFTEFNVKGYGVVHLKRFKSQKGDVSWFIEKEGGELVGKRCSVCVKVKIKCDYNKDKCGFGGTENACRKCRGQYSQKWYETKKSNPEFLRIKRQRDSNWRKQNPDKARVISRKYQQNNASLCKERRQKSYRKAYAENPAKFAAKQAKRKAMERNLPFDNKFGKTGYEGVLARFDGRCALTGDKVEGNSNHLDHVIPLSIGHGGTYVGNCIPLRGDLNLSKNDRNLFEWFYENKERFNLSQERFDDLILYLAIHNNMTPEEYRDFVYWCFDSKRTVEQAAQDKRLSSEIWKQRNQ, from the coding sequence ATGCAAACGTTAAAGGATATTGACAATTATATTGCGGAAGTTGAAAAAGGATTACAATTTGAAGCGAAAGACGGCATGAAAACTTGCACCGTTTGTTTTGAAACGAAAGGAATAAACGATTTTCATAAACTTAATACAAAAAACTCCAAAGATGGTCTTCGTTCAGAATGTAAAGAATGTCGAAAACAAAAACGAAAAACAAAAGATTTTTTCACGGAATTCAATGTTAAAGGTTATGGAGTTGTCCATTTGAAACGTTTCAAAAGTCAAAAAGGAGATGTTTCTTGGTTTATTGAAAAAGAAGGTGGAGAATTAGTCGGAAAACGTTGCTCGGTTTGTGTAAAAGTAAAAATAAAGTGTGATTATAATAAAGATAAATGTGGTTTTGGTGGTACAGAAAACGCTTGTCGTAAGTGTCGAGGACAGTATTCACAAAAATGGTATGAAACAAAAAAATCTAACCCCGAATTTTTAAGAATTAAACGACAACGTGATTCAAATTGGAGAAAACAAAATCCCGATAAAGCAAGGGTTATATCGAGAAAATATCAACAGAACAATGCTTCACTATGTAAAGAAAGAAGACAAAAATCATACAGAAAAGCTTACGCAGAAAACCCTGCAAAATTTGCCGCAAAACAAGCAAAACGAAAAGCAATGGAACGGAACCTTCCTTTCGACAATAAATTCGGGAAAACAGGCTATGAAGGCGTCCTAGCACGTTTTGACGGTCGTTGTGCGTTGACAGGCGATAAGGTTGAAGGCAATTCGAACCATCTTGACCATGTAATTCCTTTGTCGATTGGACACGGCGGAACTTACGTCGGAAATTGTATTCCTTTACGTGGTGACTTAAATCTTTCGAAAAACGACCGAAACCTTTTCGAATGGTTTTATGAAAATAAAGAACGATTCAACTTATCGCAGGAACGATTTGACGACCTTATTCTTTATTTGGCGATTCATAACAATATGACGCCCGAAGAATACCGTGATTTCGTTTATTGGTGCTTCGATAGCAAACGAACAGTCGAACAGGCAGCGCAAGACAAACGGCTTTCAAGCGAAATTTGGAAGCAGCGTAATCAATAA
- a CDS encoding cell wall hydrolase: MKKLFATLFAAGIAFGGTSVVSAYTVEKGDTLGDIAFQHGVEVGDIAEANPTIENVNLIYPNQEIEIPNVGQAKEVVKQPPTKTDYELTEETFDVFARLVNAEAKDESFEGKVAVAKVVLNRVESDGFPNTIQGVIFQEGQFTPVLNGAIYEDSSEAARKAVRVALNGGGDVNGALFFYAPALVDSAFMESLNTVKVIGGHVFKK; this comes from the coding sequence ATGAAGAAATTATTCGCAACATTATTTGCGGCAGGAATTGCGTTCGGCGGTACAAGTGTCGTTTCCGCATATACGGTTGAAAAAGGTGATACGCTTGGCGATATTGCATTTCAACATGGCGTTGAGGTTGGCGACATTGCTGAAGCGAATCCAACGATTGAAAACGTCAATTTGATTTATCCGAATCAGGAAATCGAAATTCCAAACGTAGGACAGGCGAAAGAGGTTGTAAAACAACCGCCAACGAAAACCGATTATGAGTTGACGGAAGAAACGTTTGACGTATTCGCAAGGCTTGTAAATGCTGAAGCAAAAGACGAATCTTTCGAAGGTAAAGTCGCAGTTGCGAAAGTCGTATTGAATCGGGTGGAATCAGATGGATTTCCGAATACCATACAAGGCGTTATCTTCCAAGAAGGTCAATTCACACCTGTTTTAAACGGTGCTATTTATGAAGATAGTTCCGAAGCAGCACGGAAAGCCGTTCGGGTTGCGTTGAACGGTGGCGGTGACGTAAACGGGGCGTTGTTCTTCTATGCGCCTGCATTGGTTGATTCGGCTTTCATGGAATCGCTGAATACCGTGAAAGTTATCGGCGGTCACGTATTTAAAAAGTAA